Proteins from a genomic interval of Magnetococcales bacterium:
- a CDS encoding DUF1018 domain-containing protein gives MKQKTRSISPQRARYLKDMRQIHALQRQAGIEDPEYRALLTSRYGVNSSSRITPDQRRDFIRYLNQRAGGGGQGFPGRPSLMEDPKKGPMLGKIEAFLAEAKRPWSYVHAMAQRMYRVDRVEWCTKHQLRHIIGELAEDARRHGRRT, from the coding sequence GTGAAACAAAAAACCAGATCGATATCCCCTCAAAGGGCGCGCTATCTCAAGGACATGCGGCAAATTCACGCCCTTCAAAGACAGGCTGGGATCGAGGATCCGGAATATCGGGCGCTCCTCACCAGCCGCTACGGGGTGAACAGCTCCAGCCGTATCACCCCGGATCAGCGCCGGGATTTTATCCGCTATCTGAATCAGCGGGCCGGGGGTGGGGGGCAGGGTTTTCCCGGGCGGCCCAGTCTGATGGAAGACCCGAAAAAAGGCCCCATGCTGGGAAAAATCGAAGCCTTTTTGGCAGAAGCGAAACGGCCGTGGAGTTACGTCCACGCCATGGCCCAGAGAATGTACCGGGTGGACAGGGTGGAGTGGTGCACCAAACACCAGCTCCGCCACATCATTGGCGAGCTGGCGGAGGATGCCAGGCGACACGGGAGACGGACATGA
- a CDS encoding helix-turn-helix domain-containing protein, producing the protein MKMPPKNRDWTPREVKAALQLAGTPISDLAQTHSYHTRAFSVVLERPMPHLEQLIADAIGIKPRRIWPSRYDGQGRTLRPDIKGRGGRSQNTTTADPCNIYAREVA; encoded by the coding sequence ATGAAAATGCCCCCAAAAAACCGCGATTGGACCCCAAGGGAAGTCAAAGCCGCGTTGCAGTTGGCGGGCACTCCCATCTCTGATTTGGCGCAAACCCACAGCTACCACACCAGAGCCTTCAGTGTGGTTTTGGAGCGCCCCATGCCCCACCTGGAACAACTCATCGCCGACGCCATCGGCATCAAACCCCGCCGCATCTGGCCCAGCCGCTACGACGGCCAAGGCCGCACTCTGAGGCCTGATATCAAGGGTCGAGGTGGACGCTCTCAGAATACCACGACTGCCGATCCCTGCAACATCTATGCGAGGGAGGTCGCATAG
- a CDS encoding DUF1320 domain-containing protein, with protein MYCTPAQLATWFGADELGQACSTTTPVDGGLMQLTIDGRDRSGYTPEQIDAADQVLARIEASIETGFFFINTYLRSRYQLPLDQAAIDQSPLPRICGDLARHSFHDDLPTSEIGERRKAAISYLKDLQSGKAILSDSATQTTTPTGSPQVVQGGVEAQFSTTQISGF; from the coding sequence ATGTACTGCACGCCCGCACAGCTGGCCACATGGTTTGGCGCGGACGAGCTGGGGCAGGCCTGCTCCACCACCACCCCGGTGGACGGCGGTTTGATGCAGCTCACTATCGATGGGAGGGACCGCTCCGGCTACACCCCCGAGCAGATCGACGCCGCCGACCAGGTCCTGGCCCGGATCGAGGCGAGCATCGAGACTGGATTTTTCTTCATCAACACCTATCTGCGGAGCCGCTACCAGCTGCCCCTGGATCAGGCAGCCATCGATCAATCCCCACTCCCCCGGATCTGCGGGGATCTGGCGCGTCACAGTTTCCACGACGATCTACCCACGTCCGAGATCGGCGAGCGGAGAAAAGCGGCCATCAGCTATCTGAAAGACCTTCAGAGCGGCAAGGCCATCCTTTCTGACAGCGCCACCCAAACCACCACCCCGACAGGCTCCCCCCAGGTCGTTCAGGGGGGAGTGGAGGCTCAATTTTCCACCACGCAAATCAGCGGATTTTAA
- a CDS encoding DUF1804 family protein, whose amino-acid sequence MAHTSKTRSKLRRRFIEGGDLAVVAERLGVAIATARRWRREALKSGDDWQQARDAFLLAGKGRRSTMRQGVEKYMGVYLKAVEALEAADDLEPLERTDALAKLADSFNKITGSVAKLDAKLATLGVAMETVEKLGDFIKSDFPQHAGAFLEVLEPFGERLAKDHG is encoded by the coding sequence ATGGCCCACACTTCCAAAACCCGCTCCAAACTCCGCCGCCGCTTTATCGAGGGGGGAGATTTGGCTGTGGTCGCTGAGCGGTTGGGGGTCGCCATCGCCACCGCCCGCCGCTGGCGTCGTGAGGCGCTGAAAAGTGGCGACGATTGGCAGCAGGCGAGAGACGCCTTTCTTTTGGCTGGCAAAGGTCGTCGCTCCACCATGCGTCAGGGCGTCGAAAAATATATGGGGGTCTACCTCAAAGCGGTGGAAGCGCTGGAAGCCGCCGACGATCTGGAACCCCTGGAGCGCACCGACGCCCTAGCCAAGCTCGCGGATTCGTTCAATAAAATTACCGGATCTGTCGCCAAGCTCGACGCCAAGCTGGCCACACTGGGTGTCGCTATGGAGACCGTGGAAAAACTGGGAGATTTTATCAAGAGCGACTTTCCCCAGCATGCAGGCGCTTTTCTGGAAGTTCTGGAGCCCTTTGGTGAGAGGCTGGCCAAAGATCATGGCTAA
- a CDS encoding host-nuclease inhibitor Gam family protein, producing MASKKRVKPKSPIIVRDLEHANQVLGEIAHLKRNISAIETDMNHSIDRIKAAAEAFAAPRRNRLEALTAGLTAFAEYHKEGLFKKKRSVDLAFGHLGFRRSSEIKPKPRSKWAMILGRIKELGYKDAIRTREDVNKEVLREWPEERLAMVGARRMDKDLFWYELKEEAVSEEIPTAWAPGQEGEAV from the coding sequence ATGGCCAGCAAAAAACGCGTCAAACCCAAGAGCCCCATCATCGTTCGAGACCTGGAGCACGCCAACCAGGTGTTGGGAGAAATCGCTCATCTGAAACGCAATATTTCAGCGATTGAAACCGACATGAACCATTCCATCGACCGTATCAAAGCCGCCGCCGAGGCTTTCGCCGCCCCCCGCCGCAACAGGCTGGAGGCCCTGACCGCCGGACTCACCGCCTTTGCCGAATACCACAAAGAGGGGCTGTTCAAGAAAAAACGCTCTGTGGATCTCGCTTTTGGTCACCTGGGCTTTCGCCGCTCCTCTGAAATCAAACCCAAACCCCGCTCCAAATGGGCCATGATTTTGGGCCGCATCAAAGAGCTGGGATACAAGGACGCCATCCGCACCCGGGAAGATGTCAACAAGGAAGTGCTGCGGGAGTGGCCCGAGGAGCGACTGGCCATGGTGGGGGCGCGACGCATGGATAAGGATCTCTTTTGGTACGAGCTGAAGGAGGAAGCTGTGAGCGAGGAGATCCCCACGGCTTGGGCGCCCGGTCAGGAAGGGGAGGCCGTCTGA
- a CDS encoding ATP-binding protein produces MAEKSNGTPAPLKNVAFFMEMMERLQGRASHMEGIGCFYGEPGLGKSISARFALLQFQAYYIEAGKSWTAKALFTRILREMGITPAKTIWEMTEQAGNQLLLSGRPLIIDEFDKLVDKGLAEHVRELYLASKGKATIIVVGEESLPFKLKKTPRFYDRVLTWYRARPADGEDVKNLHHFYQGEVTIHADMLNTIAEASGGVVRRVCNALETIENWSKLSGVKEIGLSEWGDQPLFTCDPDLGR; encoded by the coding sequence ATGGCTGAAAAATCAAATGGCACGCCCGCACCACTGAAAAATGTCGCCTTTTTTATGGAGATGATGGAGCGGCTTCAGGGGCGGGCCTCCCACATGGAGGGGATTGGTTGTTTTTATGGGGAGCCGGGGCTGGGAAAATCCATCTCCGCCCGTTTTGCCCTCCTTCAGTTCCAGGCCTACTACATCGAGGCGGGTAAATCGTGGACCGCAAAGGCGCTGTTCACCCGCATCCTCAGGGAGATGGGCATCACCCCGGCCAAAACCATCTGGGAAATGACGGAGCAGGCAGGCAATCAGCTTCTTTTATCCGGTCGACCACTCATTATTGATGAATTCGACAAGCTGGTGGACAAGGGGCTGGCTGAGCATGTCCGGGAGCTGTACCTGGCCAGCAAGGGCAAGGCCACCATCATCGTGGTGGGGGAGGAAAGCCTGCCCTTCAAGCTCAAAAAAACCCCCCGCTTTTATGACCGGGTGCTCACCTGGTACCGCGCCAGACCTGCTGATGGGGAGGATGTCAAAAACCTTCACCACTTTTATCAGGGCGAGGTCACCATCCACGCCGACATGCTGAATACCATCGCCGAGGCCAGCGGTGGTGTGGTTCGAAGGGTTTGCAATGCTCTGGAAACAATTGAAAACTGGTCAAAATTGAGTGGCGTTAAAGAGATTGGCCTCTCCGAGTGGGGAGATCAGCCCCTCTTCACCTGTGATCCGGATCTGGGGAGGTGA
- a CDS encoding DUF935 family protein: MAKKSKNTKKSRAIPKTIRQEIATTRDGRDITRPYNTLGILQPQDPVLQAQGGGDYTVYEELLRDDQVASTFQQRRLAVTAAPWEVKPGADDKPSRLAAELIEETLDRIGWDNVTDKMLYGVFYGYAVAECLWASDGRLFTLDEIKVRKQKRFVFDLDDNPRLLTLQNQLDGEPLPEKKFWHFRTGGDNDDEPYGLGLAHHLFWPVFLKTGNSRLWLSYIDRFGSPTTLGRFPSGTTDAEKQNLLSALEKIRSDSGVVIPEEMRIDLLEASRSGSPGHGDFYDRMDAAIAKVVLSQTMTTDAAGGQYKAEVHKAVRNEVVKADADLVCASFNKSVVRWLTGWNFSNATPPIVSRITEEAEDLDSRSERDGRLFGMGFRPTLEQVRETYGGEWEDVSEGGESESETDASPAISAQAGIQEGEEGVEKQEKTPEKSVDFADDCPGGSCPVPSATDPWAYRHLPIDFADPAPPADPGPDEIKKQAAALLGQAIASWGESIESAIKTATDPDALRAAIFQAYPRIDAADFAEIVAAASLYAELRGRIEVMEEDSNDGA; the protein is encoded by the coding sequence GTGGCTAAAAAATCTAAAAATACCAAGAAAAGCCGCGCCATTCCAAAAACCATCCGCCAGGAGATCGCCACCACCCGGGATGGGAGGGATATCACCCGGCCGTACAACACCCTGGGTATTCTCCAGCCTCAAGATCCCGTTCTTCAGGCTCAAGGGGGCGGGGATTATACCGTCTATGAGGAGCTGCTGAGAGACGACCAGGTGGCCTCCACCTTCCAGCAGCGCCGCCTGGCCGTCACCGCCGCCCCGTGGGAGGTGAAGCCCGGAGCGGACGACAAACCCTCCCGCCTGGCCGCTGAGCTGATCGAGGAAACCCTGGATCGGATCGGCTGGGACAACGTCACCGATAAAATGCTCTACGGCGTTTTTTACGGCTATGCGGTGGCGGAGTGCTTGTGGGCGTCCGACGGTCGCCTTTTCACGCTAGATGAAATCAAGGTCAGAAAGCAAAAGCGCTTTGTTTTCGATCTGGACGACAACCCCAGACTGTTAACCCTGCAAAATCAGCTGGATGGGGAGCCTCTGCCAGAAAAGAAATTTTGGCATTTCCGCACTGGCGGAGATAACGATGACGAGCCTTATGGACTGGGATTGGCTCACCACCTGTTTTGGCCGGTGTTTCTCAAAACCGGCAATTCCAGGCTCTGGCTGTCATATATCGACCGCTTCGGCTCCCCCACCACCCTGGGGCGCTTTCCGTCCGGCACCACCGACGCGGAAAAGCAAAACCTCTTGTCAGCTCTGGAAAAAATCCGCTCCGATTCCGGCGTGGTTATCCCGGAAGAGATGCGGATTGACCTCCTGGAGGCCTCCCGCTCCGGCTCTCCCGGCCACGGCGATTTTTATGACCGGATGGACGCCGCCATCGCCAAGGTGGTGCTCTCCCAGACCATGACCACCGATGCGGCGGGGGGGCAGTATAAAGCCGAGGTCCACAAGGCGGTCCGCAACGAGGTGGTCAAGGCGGATGCCGATCTGGTCTGCGCCAGCTTTAACAAAAGCGTGGTCCGATGGCTCACCGGGTGGAACTTTTCCAACGCCACCCCCCCCATCGTCTCCCGTATCACCGAGGAAGCTGAAGATCTCGATAGCCGATCTGAGCGGGATGGGCGGCTCTTTGGTATGGGTTTTCGGCCTACTCTGGAGCAGGTCAGGGAGACCTACGGGGGAGAGTGGGAGGATGTTTCAGAGGGCGGGGAGTCGGAATCGGAAACCGACGCCAGCCCCGCCATTTCCGCACAGGCGGGAATCCAGGAAGGGGAAGAGGGAGTCGAAAAGCAAGAAAAAACCCCTGAAAAATCCGTGGATTTCGCTGACGACTGCCCCGGCGGCTCCTGTCCTGTTCCGTCCGCCACCGACCCCTGGGCCTACCGCCACCTGCCCATCGACTTTGCCGACCCGGCCCCCCCCGCAGATCCCGGTCCGGACGAGATTAAAAAGCAGGCCGCCGCCCTCCTGGGGCAGGCCATCGCCAGCTGGGGGGAATCCATCGAGAGCGCCATCAAAACCGCCACCGATCCGGACGCGCTGCGAGCTGCGATTTTTCAGGCCTATCCCCGGATTGATGCCGCTGATTTCGCTGAGATCGTCGCCGCCGCCTCCCTCTATGCCGAGCTACGAGGCCGCATCGAGGTGATGGAAGAGGATTCCAACGATGGCGCTTGA
- a CDS encoding phage virion morphogenesis protein translates to MSSDAISIRVDDARVMDLLGRIQERGGDLKTAFADAGESLVSAIQARFDQEKDPDGKEWQDLSYSTVMSRLGGSRKTFKKKGGLRAKAARSISAMKILSASGKLRRSYVYQADKDQLRVGSGKKYAAIHEKGGEAGRKSHRFQMPRRSALTTSKDQLNDTDMGEVLTILQSHMMEPAR, encoded by the coding sequence ATGAGTAGCGACGCTATTTCCATCCGTGTGGATGACGCCCGGGTGATGGATCTGTTGGGACGGATTCAGGAGAGGGGCGGCGACCTCAAAACCGCTTTTGCTGATGCCGGGGAGAGCCTGGTCAGCGCCATCCAGGCCCGCTTCGATCAGGAAAAAGATCCGGATGGGAAGGAGTGGCAAGATCTTTCTTACTCGACAGTAATGTCAAGATTGGGGGGGAGCAGAAAGACTTTCAAAAAAAAGGGAGGGCTCCGAGCCAAGGCGGCCCGCTCCATCTCCGCCATGAAGATTCTTTCGGCCTCTGGAAAGCTTCGGAGATCCTATGTTTATCAAGCGGATAAGGATCAACTTCGGGTAGGTTCCGGCAAAAAATATGCCGCCATCCACGAAAAGGGGGGCGAGGCGGGCCGGAAATCCCACCGCTTCCAGATGCCCCGGCGCTCCGCTCTCACCACCAGTAAAGACCAGCTCAATGACACCGATATGGGGGAGGTGCTGACCATCCTCCAGAGCCACATGATGGAGCCCGCCCGATGA
- the terL gene encoding phage terminase large subunit, with translation MAKDLSPKAFQKSLAEYADSFREAIEAQVEGFDSTPKAAKKRQDQARKAFRFFAQTYFPHYVTGSESQLHQYLFQRLPALIAEKEGKKLAIAAPRGEAKSTIITQIFTLWCLLTQRKRFIPIAMDAYHQAAVMLEAIKAELEANPRLKQDFPEDVGVGRVWQEGVAVTAGGAKIQAFGSGKRVRGLRHGPHRPDLLILDDMENDESVRSLEQRDKLDAWLKKSALKLGPPDGSMDVIIVGTVLHHDSVLNRLLNDPLWESMRFQAIRRWPDEMPLWDRWEQLLRQEGEEVAGAFYKQNKGRMDAGAVVSWPGVRPLVNLMKLRADDHDAFDSELQNQPLRENATFGEILFWSQENPNWLYFGAVDPSMGKSGGRGDPSALIVVGLDRETGVVSVVEADIRRRTPDQIIEDIIALQLQYGCRRWVVETIQFQEFFKDELVKRSAKRGTPVPAQGVKPSTDKGLRISSIQPHLKNGLIQLHQSQKTLISQLKHWGEPGTHDDGPDALQMAFAAAHQSQGADSAPLSTPRSGPAAGLGGVMGRADGIWSGLGRLIRG, from the coding sequence ATGGCTAAGGATCTCTCACCAAAAGCTTTTCAAAAGAGCCTGGCAGAGTATGCCGACTCGTTCAGAGAGGCTATCGAGGCCCAGGTTGAGGGGTTCGACAGTACCCCCAAAGCCGCCAAAAAACGCCAGGATCAGGCCCGAAAAGCGTTTCGCTTTTTCGCCCAAACCTACTTTCCCCACTATGTCACCGGCTCCGAAAGCCAGCTGCATCAGTACCTCTTCCAGCGCCTACCCGCCTTGATCGCTGAAAAAGAGGGCAAAAAACTCGCCATCGCCGCCCCTCGGGGTGAAGCCAAATCCACCATCATCACCCAGATTTTTACCCTCTGGTGCCTCCTCACCCAGCGCAAGCGGTTCATCCCCATCGCCATGGACGCCTACCACCAGGCAGCGGTAATGCTGGAGGCGATCAAGGCCGAACTGGAAGCCAACCCCCGGTTAAAGCAGGATTTTCCCGAGGATGTCGGTGTTGGACGCGTCTGGCAGGAGGGGGTGGCGGTCACCGCTGGTGGGGCGAAAATACAGGCTTTCGGATCGGGCAAGCGGGTGCGCGGCCTGCGTCACGGCCCCCACCGCCCCGACCTCCTGATTCTGGACGATATGGAAAATGATGAGAGCGTGCGAAGCTTGGAGCAGCGGGACAAGCTGGACGCCTGGCTGAAAAAATCGGCCCTCAAGCTGGGGCCGCCAGACGGCTCCATGGATGTCATCATCGTCGGCACGGTGCTCCATCACGACTCGGTCCTTAACCGCCTGCTGAATGATCCGTTGTGGGAATCGATGCGCTTTCAAGCCATCCGCCGCTGGCCCGATGAGATGCCCCTCTGGGATCGCTGGGAGCAGCTTCTCCGCCAGGAGGGGGAAGAGGTGGCGGGGGCTTTTTACAAGCAAAACAAGGGGCGTATGGATGCCGGGGCGGTGGTCTCCTGGCCCGGGGTGCGGCCCTTGGTAAACCTCATGAAACTCCGCGCCGATGATCACGATGCCTTCGATTCCGAGCTACAAAACCAACCCCTGCGGGAAAATGCCACCTTTGGCGAGATCCTGTTCTGGTCCCAGGAAAACCCCAACTGGCTCTATTTCGGCGCGGTGGATCCCTCCATGGGTAAATCGGGGGGGCGGGGGGATCCGTCGGCTCTGATTGTGGTGGGGCTTGACCGGGAAACGGGGGTGGTTTCAGTGGTGGAGGCAGACATCCGCCGCCGCACCCCGGATCAGATCATCGAGGACATTATAGCCCTGCAACTGCAATACGGCTGCCGCCGCTGGGTGGTGGAAACGATTCAGTTTCAAGAATTTTTCAAGGATGAGCTGGTCAAAAGATCGGCCAAGCGCGGTACGCCGGTGCCCGCCCAGGGGGTGAAACCCTCCACGGACAAGGGTCTGCGTATCAGCTCCATACAGCCCCACCTGAAAAACGGCCTGATCCAGCTCCACCAGTCCCAAAAAACCCTGATATCCCAACTGAAACACTGGGGCGAGCCCGGCACCCACGACGACGGCCCGGACGCCCTGCAGATGGCGTTCGCCGCCGCCCACCAATCCCAGGGCGCCGACTCTGCCCCCCTTTCCACCCCCCGCTCCGGACCAGCTGCGGGACTGGGTGGTGTGATGGGTCGCGCTGACGGCATCTGGAGTGGACTCGGGAGGCTGATCCGTGGCTAA
- a CDS encoding DDE-type integrase/transposase/recombinase: MRQAAPTPWYSARDLAALALPNLPGSERNLRDKAIREEWRSTERKGKGGGSLYHLSSLPIPAQAAWVEQHRETITLKVAQELHPEVALLAAHIIGEREKPTLAALAQIHHPPRVESRERGLVKYQRAPGYAQKTAEGRREILRLLQEYQSLSGRNHRKIDTITRFCELVEAHLVPLPESAADLKPTPRTLQRWEKDYRAKGIAGLLPAFGNRKNKWSLPELQQQVVVGMLVDHPHASISLIHEALKTRFGSEAVPSPSSVKRFRMAWIKKNASYWLFLTDPDQWRSKKMAAPGSMSQDVIRINQRWEMDSTPADVILSDGKRHQIIGVIDIYTRRVKFHVSRVSKSTAITSLIRRAILDWGVPEEIKTDNGQDYVAKHTVRVLEDLKIKQSLCEPFSPWMKPHIERVFRTFSHGIVELLPGFIGHNVADRKAIESRRSFANRLMSRKRDGEPEAVEIRLTPAELQEKCDAWCENTYHQGARKGLHGKTPFQKAAEWKSPIKQIENERALDLLLFQAPKGKETRTIQKKGIHADGRCFVAAELWGRPEEEEVRVLLDETDMGRAYVFTLDMEFICLAEDPEWTGVSLKEKAAAAKAIQNRVMKEGVKILKREARLAQTRDIHQEIQNKREQEAAQVVAFPTTKTTHASPAINAAAKAVKSSTPAKPKPMTLEQRAAYDRLHQEITAPKQATQDPGKERFLRAQEIERKISAGEAVGEIQGSWYDTYKESPQYKAMLRMAKAFPQQAAG, encoded by the coding sequence ATGAGGCAAGCCGCTCCCACCCCCTGGTATTCCGCCCGGGATCTAGCTGCCCTGGCCCTCCCGAACCTCCCCGGATCGGAGAGAAATCTCCGGGATAAGGCGATCCGGGAGGAGTGGCGATCCACCGAAAGAAAAGGCAAGGGTGGCGGCTCTCTCTATCATCTATCGAGCCTGCCCATTCCCGCTCAAGCCGCCTGGGTCGAGCAGCATCGGGAGACCATCACCCTGAAAGTCGCCCAGGAACTCCACCCGGAGGTGGCCCTGCTCGCCGCCCACATCATCGGTGAACGGGAAAAACCCACCCTGGCAGCCCTCGCCCAGATCCACCACCCCCCCCGAGTTGAGAGCAGGGAAAGGGGTTTGGTGAAATATCAGAGAGCGCCAGGCTACGCCCAAAAAACCGCAGAGGGCCGCCGGGAAATTTTGCGCTTGCTCCAGGAATATCAGTCACTTTCCGGCAGAAATCACCGCAAGATCGACACTATCACCCGCTTTTGCGAGCTGGTCGAGGCCCACCTGGTCCCCCTGCCAGAGAGCGCCGCAGATCTAAAGCCCACCCCCCGCACCCTCCAGCGCTGGGAAAAGGATTATCGGGCCAAGGGTATCGCCGGATTGTTGCCTGCTTTCGGCAACCGGAAAAACAAATGGTCCCTGCCAGAGCTACAGCAGCAAGTGGTGGTGGGGATGCTGGTGGATCATCCCCACGCCTCCATTAGCTTGATCCATGAGGCGCTGAAAACCCGTTTCGGATCGGAAGCGGTTCCATCCCCTTCATCCGTCAAAAGATTTCGTATGGCCTGGATCAAGAAAAACGCCTCTTACTGGCTCTTTCTTACCGATCCGGATCAGTGGCGCTCCAAAAAGATGGCCGCGCCGGGATCGATGTCCCAAGACGTTATCCGCATCAATCAAAGATGGGAGATGGACTCCACCCCCGCTGACGTCATCCTCTCCGACGGCAAACGCCACCAGATCATCGGCGTTATCGACATCTACACCCGACGGGTCAAATTTCATGTCAGTCGGGTGTCGAAATCTACTGCTATCACGTCGCTGATCCGTCGCGCCATCCTCGATTGGGGCGTTCCGGAAGAGATCAAAACCGACAACGGCCAGGACTATGTGGCCAAGCATACGGTACGGGTGCTGGAAGATCTCAAGATAAAACAATCCCTTTGCGAGCCTTTCAGCCCCTGGATGAAACCCCATATTGAAAGGGTTTTCCGCACCTTCAGCCATGGCATTGTTGAGCTACTCCCCGGCTTCATCGGTCACAACGTCGCCGATAGAAAAGCTATCGAGTCCCGCCGCTCCTTTGCCAACCGCCTGATGTCCCGCAAACGTGACGGGGAGCCGGAGGCCGTGGAAATCCGCCTCACCCCTGCCGAGCTGCAAGAAAAGTGTGACGCGTGGTGCGAAAACACCTACCACCAAGGCGCGCGCAAGGGTTTGCACGGCAAAACCCCCTTTCAAAAAGCTGCCGAATGGAAAAGCCCCATCAAGCAGATCGAGAACGAAAGAGCGCTGGATCTACTCCTCTTTCAGGCCCCCAAAGGCAAGGAAACCCGCACAATCCAGAAAAAGGGCATCCATGCCGACGGTCGCTGTTTTGTGGCGGCAGAACTTTGGGGCAGGCCCGAAGAGGAGGAGGTGCGGGTGTTGCTGGACGAGACCGACATGGGCCGCGCCTACGTTTTCACCTTGGATATGGAATTCATCTGCTTGGCTGAGGATCCCGAGTGGACCGGGGTTTCGCTCAAAGAAAAAGCAGCGGCAGCCAAGGCGATCCAAAACCGGGTGATGAAAGAGGGTGTCAAAATCCTGAAAAGGGAAGCCAGACTCGCCCAAACCCGGGACATCCATCAGGAGATCCAGAACAAAAGAGAGCAAGAGGCCGCCCAGGTGGTGGCGTTCCCCACAACCAAAACAACCCACGCCTCCCCCGCCATCAACGCCGCCGCAAAGGCTGTCAAATCAAGCACCCCAGCCAAGCCGAAACCCATGACCCTGGAGCAGCGCGCCGCCTATGACCGGCTCCATCAAGAGATCACCGCGCCAAAGCAAGCGACCCAAGACCCAGGCAAAGAGCGGTTTTTGCGGGCTCAGGAGATCGAGCGGAAAATTTCGGCTGGGGAGGCGGTGGGGGAGATTCAGGGATCCTGGTACGACACCTACAAGGAGAGCCCGCAATATAAAGCTATGCTCCGGATGGCCAAAGCTTTCCCTCAACAGGCAGCCGGATAA
- a CDS encoding helix-turn-helix transcriptional regulator has protein sequence MRSFARKTGISDTAIRHYLAGKGEPSLSKLIAVAQASELNLLWLATGEGSMRAGEEETPRPGDGSIPGYPEIDAAMIIQAMDAVEGHLKGEGSDIRAGAMRPLVVALCKRAVERRRAEGGKAGGAVVDLEEMRELFELAS, from the coding sequence TTGAGAAGTTTTGCCAGGAAAACAGGCATCTCAGACACAGCTATCCGCCACTATTTGGCCGGAAAAGGGGAGCCCTCACTGTCTAAACTTATCGCAGTCGCCCAGGCATCCGAGCTAAATTTATTGTGGCTTGCCACCGGAGAGGGGTCGATGCGGGCGGGCGAAGAAGAGACGCCCCGCCCCGGCGACGGCTCGATACCGGGTTATCCGGAGATTGACGCGGCGATGATCATCCAGGCGATGGATGCGGTGGAGGGCCACCTGAAGGGGGAAGGCTCGGATATCCGGGCGGGGGCCATGCGGCCGCTGGTGGTGGCGCTGTGCAAACGAGCGGTGGAGAGAAGGCGGGCGGAGGGGGGAAAGGCGGGGGGAGCGGTGGTGGACCTTGAGGAGATGCGGGAGCTTTTTGAGCTGGCGAGCTGA